The Thioclava sp. GXIMD2076 region GGACGCATCGTCCCATTATCGCCCATCTGCGCGGCAAGTTCGCGCAGCGCCGCCACGCGGTTCTCGGTTGCGGGGTGCGTCGAGAACAGCTTGTCGCGCCCGCCCCCGTGCAGCGGGTTGATGATGAACATATGCGCCGTGGCAGGGTTGCGCTCGGCGGCAATATTATCGACCTGCGCCGCACCCTGCTGGATGCGCTCCAGCGCCGAGGCCAGCCAGAGCGGATGGCCGCAGATCTGCGCCCCCTGCTTGTCGGCGGCATATTCGCGCGTGCGCGAGATCGCCATCTGCACCAGAGAGGCCGCGAGAGGCGCGAGGAACATCATGGCCAATGTGCCCACGATACCCAGCCGGTTCTCCTCGCGATTGCCGCCGAAGAACAGCGCGAAATTCGCCAGCATCGAGATCGCACCGGCAAAGGTCGCGGTGATCGTCATGATCAGGATATCGCGGTTCTTGATATGCGCCAGTTCGTGGGCCACCACCCCCGCCAGCTCCTCGCGCGAGAGCACCTGCATGAGGCCCGAGCTGACAGCCACGGCCGCATTCTCGGGGTTGCGCCCCGTGGCAAACGCATTGGGCTGGGGGGTGTCGATGATATAGAGCGCGGGCATCGGCAGATCGGCGTTGCGCGCAAGCTCTGCCACCATCTCGTTCAGGCCGGACGGATCGCGCGGACCGATGGGCTGGGCGTTATGCATCCGCAGCACCATCTTGTCGGAATTCCAGTAGCTGAAGATGTTCATCGCCGCAGCAATCACGAAGGCGATAACCATCCCCGTGCTGCCACCCAAGAGATAGCCAAGCCCCAGAAACAGCGCCGTGACGGCAGCCATCAGCATAGCGGTTTTTACATATCCCATCGTCTCTTTCCTATTCCGGTTCTCATGCGAACGGTCCAACTGGATATAGGCAGCAAAATGCGATGTGCAATGTAGGCCGGGCCCGCCAGAAGACGGAAATGACACGGCAGTTTATAAGTCAGCTGTTGAATAAACCGCTAATTCAGGGTGGGTTTTCAAGCTGCTTAGACAGTAGGCAAAATTGGAAGAAGGGCAATCCGGACTCGGATCACCCTTCCTCACTGGAGATGCACATCAGTGATGTGCAACGGTCATGACAGAGCCGGAATTAGCGGCCCGTGCCAAGATAGGGGCGTGCGATCGGCGCGACGGTATTGCGCGAAGTGCCGGTTTCGATGAAGCGGGCTTCTTTCGCGTCATCCGCGCTCGAGAGCGAAACGAGTTCTGCCATCGAGTATTTCGATGCATCAACGCCGAGCTGCTCTGCCAGCTGGGCTTTACCTTGAGAAACCGAGGTATTTTCTTTTGCACGGTTCTCGTGGTTCAGGAAGTATTTTGCTTCCTGAACGTCACCGTTGATTTTTGCATCACGGATATTGGTCAGTTCCGCAGTGGTGAAATCGGCACCGTTCAGGCCCAGCTGAGCGGCGAGTTGCGCGTGGCCTGCGCCTTCGGCAGAAGCGAAACCTGCGGAAGCGGCAAGAACGATAGCGGCAGCAACGAGAGTGGTTTTCATAGTCATCTCCAAGTGAATACGGCTAACCAGCAGTGAACAAGGTTAGCCGCCTAATTGATGACGTCCCTCTACGCCTGTGTGTTTCATCCGTAAATGACAGAAACACAGCATGCTAATGTTTATATTTGCACATTCACAATTTCGTCACAAAGCGAGCGATTCGAAATATATTAAGCGCCAATGATCGCGAGGCTTTTGGAGGCGCCGATCCGGCTGGCTCCCGCCGCGATCATCGCCAGCGCATCCTCCGTCGTCGAGACACCGCCCGAAGCCTTCACACCCATCTCCGGACCGACCGTCTTGCGCATGATCGAGATCGCCTCGATTGTCGCGCCGCCCGACGAGAAACCGGTAGAGGTCTTCACGAAATCCGCCCCTGCCTCCTTGGCCAGATGACAGCCCGTGGCGATCTGGCTTCCGGTCAGGAGGCATGTCTCGAGAATGACCTTGAGGCAAAGATCGCCACAGGCGGCCTTGACTGCGGCGATATCGGCACGCACCGCGTCCAGATGCCCGTCGATCAGATCGCCTACGGAGATCATCATATCGATCTCGGTCGCGCCCTGCGCGATTGCCCATTCCGTTTCGGCCACTTTCACAACGCTCGGAGAGGCTCCGAGCGGGAACCCCACAACGGTGCAGACCAGAACCCCGCTGCCTGCAAGCGCCTTGGCCGCGCGCGGGACATGGATGGAATTCACACAGACCGATTTGAACCCATGGCTGGCGGCCTCTGCGCAGAGCGCATCGATCTGGGCGGTGGTGACATCGGGCTTCAACGCGGTGTGATCGATATAGGCGGCGAGTTCGGCAGGCGTCATCATGTGTCTCCGTGATAGGATGGTCGCACAAGCCATGGCAGGCCGGAATGAAGGGGTCAACTCTGTGCAGGCACCGCATCAGCGTCCATCGGCGCATGACGCGGGAAGACCGGCCTGGCGTCGCAATCGATTTCGCGCGCCTTTGCCAGCAGCGCCTCACGCACCTCGTTGGCCGTCACAAGACCGGTATTCGGGTCGTCGCTCGGCACGAGGAACAGAACCTCCTGTCCCCAAATATCGTGGTTGGACACATAGACGCCGCGGCTATCGGGATCATCGCGTAGGCCATATTCGTCGAGAAGGCGGTGATAATATTCCCGGAGCGGCGTGACATCCGTCCGGTGATCAAGCCGCAGGATAACCTCGAACAGGGTAAAATGCTCCTGCATCGTCCAGTTCTCGAACGGCTCGGCCACGAAATCGACCACCGGCACCACGAGCCGTTTCCCCGTCCAGATGCGCAGCTGGACATAGGTGAAATTGATCCGCTCGACCGAGCATATATAATCGCGGAACAGGATCTTGTCGCCGATCCGCGCCGACTGGTTCATCGAGATTTGGAGCGAGGCCAGAATATTGGACAGGATATTGCGTGCGGCGAAGGCCAGAAGCAGACCGATCGTCCCCGCCGATGCCAGAAGCGAGATCCCGAGCGATTGCATGACGGAGGCCTCGTTGAGAACGATCCCCACGCCCACCATTGCGATCAGCACGATCCCCCCGCGCCTGAGCGCCGAGACCCGGGTGGCCATTGCGCGACGCAGTTCCTGCCCCTCGCCGATCGCACTGAGCTCGCCCCCATCGAAGGAGACCAGCCTCTCGATGATCACGTCGGCGATATTGACGATGAGCCACAGCACCGCCGCCACGATCCCGAAGACGGTCAGAGGCGACAAAATCGTGTCGATACGGCCCGAGAAGATAAAGAGCTTGTTGGAAATCAGCCCCATCGTCGCCGTCATGACCAGAAGGGTCATGGGGCCGCGTATCGCCACGAGGAAGGAACCGGGGGCGGCACGGCGGTCACGATGCATGCCGCGCGACAGGATCTTTTTGGTGACCCAGCCCATAAGGGCCGTGATCGCGATCGCCAGAGGCAAACCGATCGCCTCCCACCATTGCAGACCCCAGATCGCTTCCTGCCGCAAAACCGTAGGCAGGGCCTTCTCGAGCGCGGAGGGCGCGAACGCATCGCCGAGCGCGGGCAGATTATCCACCGTCTGGCGCGAGACTACCCAGACCGGCTCGCTGTTTTTCGGCTTGATCCGATTGATGCGGATCGGCACCGGCCGGTCGCCCAGATCGACATACCATAGCAGGATCGACCGGCGCGACTTGCCCGCCATCGGCGTCTCGGCCCCGCCGCGCTCGTTCATGCCATCGGGGCGGTCATAGAGCGCATACCAGTCGATGATGATCTTACGGTCCAGAAGAGTCTTGAAATCCCTTGCAAGCTCGGGGCCTCTGGTGCGCTGTTCCATCTCGTCGATATCCGACAGATCCAGCATATGCGCGGCGGCCAGCCAGTCGCCGTTATTGGCCTGAATGATGAAACTCTCCAGAGCCGAGCGCGGCGTAGTGCGGTCGATCTTGTCGGGTGTCGTGCCCAGCCCGCGATTGAGCGCATCGACCTGATACCATTCCTCGGAGGCCGCAGCTTCCTCTGCCTGCGCGCCGGGCGGTATGACCGCCAGACACCAGAACAGAAGAAGGGACAGCAGGGACGGGGCGCGGAGCGTGGCACGGATCATGCAAGGCAAACCGCCTGGATGACGCAGGGTTCCGGACGCCGTGTAAAAATCTCCACGGCTGGCATTTTGCCGCCGCCGGAGCTAGGCCTAGGCCGGAGCAAGGCAGGGGAGCTTTTACCGATGACACCCGAAACAACTGGCTGGATTGATAAATTCGAAGGCCTGAAGCAGCTGCCCGATGACATCCGCACGGCGCTGGTCGCGGGTAGCAAGGTGCTGACAGTCCCCGAAGGCACCGAGATTTTCGCTCCCGGTCAATCGGCGGACAATCTTCTGCTGCTGATCGAGGGGACGGTGCGGGTCCAGCAGAAATCCGATACGGGGCGCGAGGTGATCCTTTACCGCGTGAATGCAGGCGAGAGCTGTGTGCTGACCACCGCCTGCATGCTGGCTTTCGAGGATTATGCCGCCGATGGTGTCGCCGAGACCGAGGTCACAGCGGTGGCCATTCCGCGCGCGACCTTTGATGATCTGGCGGGCCGCTCGCCCCTTTTCCGCGAATTCGTCTTTAAGGCCTATTCGCGCCGGATCACCGATCTCTTCACACTGATCAACGATATCGTCTTCCAGCGCATGGATGTGCGGCTTGCGCAGCGGCTTCTGGAACTGGCCGATGAGCGCGACACCATCCGCGCCACCCATCAGGCGCTGGCCAACGAACTGGGCACCGCTCGCGAGGTGATCTCGCGCACCCTCTCGGAATTCCACCGTCGCGGCTGGATAGAGCAGGCGCGCGGCGAGGTCCGGCTGACCGGCAAGACCGGGCTCGAGCGCCTTGTAAAAGCCGCAGGCCTGCTCTGAGTGCGAAACCAACCATAGCCCGTATGTGACGAAGTCACCGTGCATCTCCCTCCATCCGGTATAAACCTTTCTCACGACCCATCGGGAGACCAGAATGCCGAACGATACAGGACGCTGTGGTATTGATGCCTTTCTGCGGTTCCCGCCTTCACCGGCCTGCGGCCTGCTGGTATCGTGCAGAGGCGCGCCCTCCCCGTCGCACCGGTCTTAGGTGTGACACCAGCCACCGGGTTCTGCCCGGTCCATATATTCATCGGCATCCGCCCCTCCCGCGGAAAGCCCCCAGTCCTTCGCTCAAGGAGTTCCGAGCATGATCTACACGACCGACATGTCCGTCCAGCCTGTGGTCAAAGGGTTCTTCGACCCTGCGACCAACACGATCAGCTATATCGTCAAAGATCCGGGCAGCATGGCCTGCGCGATCATCGATAGCGTGATGGATATCGACTATGCGGCAGGACGGATCAGCTATGACCATGCCGACGAGCTGATCGCCTATATCGAGGCCGAAGGACTGCTGCTCGAATGGCTGATCGAGACCCATGTCCATGCCGACCACCTGTCGGCCGCCCCCTATATCCAGAAGAAACTGGGCGGCAAGCTGGGCATCGGACGTCAGATCACCGTGGTGCAGGATACGTTCGGCAAGGTCTTCAATGAAGGCACCGAGTTCCAGCGCGACGGCTCGCAATTCGACAGGCTGTTCGATGACGGCGATGTCTATCATGTCGGCGGCATGCGCTGTTTCGCCATGCATACGCCGGGCCATACGCCCGCCTGCATGGTGCATGTAATGGGGAACGCGGCCTTCGTGGGGGATACGCTCTTCATGCCCGATGGCGGCTCGGCGCGTGCCGATTTTCCGGGTGGGGATGCGGGCATCCTTTATGACAGTATCCAGAAGGTTCTCTCCCTGCCCGCAGAGATGCGTCTGTTCATGTGCCACGATTACGGCCCGAATGGCCGCGAGATCCGCTGGGAAACCACCGTGGCCGAGGAGAGGGCGCATAACATCCATGTCGGGGAGGGACGGACGAAGGAGGAGTTCGTCAAATTCCGCACCGAGCGCGACGCACAGTTGGCCATGCCCAAGCTCATCATCCCTTCCCTGCAGGTCAATATGCGCGGCGGCGACCTGCCGCCCGCCGATACCGACGGCAAGCGCTACCTGAAAGTGCCCCTGAACGGGCTCTGAGCAGGTCCGCAGTCAGGGGGCGGGCACCGACCCGCCCCTAAAGACCATCTCCCAGGAGGAAGAGCTTTGGAAAAGCATGAACTGGCCACGGGTCTGTCCGTCGGTCCGCAGATCACCATATCCGATGTGCAGACGCTCGCGGCGGCAGGCTTCCGTTCGATCATCTGCAACCGCCCCGATGCCGAGGGCGCGGACCAGCCGGGCCATGAGGAGATCGCCCGCGCGGCACAGGAGCAGGAGATGGAGTTCCGCTATCTGCCGGTCACCCCCGGCATGGTGACGCAGGAGGATGCCAGTGCCTTTGCCGCAGCACTGACCGCCCTGCCCGGTCCCGTCTTCGCCTATTGCCGCACCGGCACACGGTCGACCACGCTCTGGTCACTGTCGCAGGCCAAGGACCGCTCGCTGACCGATATTCTCGCCCGTGCCAAGGCCGCAGGCTACGACATGAATGGCGTCGCTCGCCGGATTGCCAATGGCGGCAAGACGCCCACCGATACGGGCGATGCGAAATATCAGGTGGTGATCGTGGGCGCGGGAGCCGGCGGCCTTTCGGTTGCGGCAAGCCTGAAGGCGCGGCGCAGCGACCTTGAGGTCGCCATCATCGACCCCGCCGATATCCATTACTATCAGCCCGGTTGGACGATGGTCGGCGGTGGTATCTTTGAACCTTCGAAAACCGCCAAAACCATGGGGAGCCTGATCCCCAAAGGCGTCACATGGATCAAGGCCGCCGTGGCCGCTTTCGAGCCCGAGAAGAACGCCGTGATTCTCGATGGTTGCCGCGTTGTGAAATATGACCGCCTTGTGGTCTGCCCCGGACTGAAGCTCGACTGGGCGGGGATCGAGGGGCTCGAAGAGACCCTTGGCCGCAATGGCGTGACCTCGAATTACCGCTATGATCTGGCACCCTATACATGGCAGCTGGTATCCTCGACGACCGAGGGGCGCGCGCTTTTCACCCAGCCCCCGATGCCCATCAAATGCGCCGGAGCGCCGCAAAAGGCGATGTATCTTTCGGGCGATGCGTGGTTCAAACGCGGCGTTCTGAAAAATATCGACATCCAGTTCATGAATGCCGGCGGCGTGCTTTTCGGGGTGAAGGACTATGTCCCTGCCCTGATGGAATATGTCGAGAAATATGACGCCACGCTGAATTTCTTCCATAAACTGGTCTCTATCGACGGCTCCGCCAAAACGGCCACCTTCGAGGTCATCAGACCCGACAGCGAAAAACAGATCCTCACCACCGATTTCGACATGATCCATGTGGTGCCGCCACAAACCGCGCCGGATTTCATCCGCGTCTCGCCTCTGGCGGATGCGGCGGGCTGGGTCGATGTGGATCAGGCCACGCTGCGCCATAAGACCTATGACAATATCTGGTCCTTGGGCGATGTGATGAACGCCCCCAACGCCAAGACGGCGGCGGCCGCGCGCAAACAGGCGCCGACCGTGGCCGAGAACATCATGGCCGATATCGCGGGCCAATCGGCACGGGCGCAATATGACGGCTATGGCTCCTGCCCGCTGACGGTCGAGCGTGGCCGGATCGTGCTGGCCGAATTCGGATATGGCGGCGTGCTCAAACCCTCCTTCCCGAAATGGCTGCTCGATGGCACGCAACCCACACGTGCGGCCTGGCTTCTGAAGGAACGCCTGCTGCCGCCGATCTACTGGAAAGCAATGCTGCGCGGCCATGAATGGATGGCCAAACCCGAAGCGGCCTCCGCCAAGGCCGATTGACCCTTGCCCAGATCACGGGCCGCAAGACGGCCCGTGGCCCCTTTCAGGATAGGCCCGCACATGCCCTCTCTCTCCCGTTATCTGCCGATTTTGGACTGGGGTCGCCGCTATGACCGCGACGCATTTTCCAATGACCTGATCGCCGCGCTCATCGTGACCATCATGCTGATCCCGCAATCGCTGGCCTATGCGATGCTGGCGGGGCTGCCACCCGAGGCGGGGATCTATGCCTCCATCGCGCCGATCCTCCTCTATGCGATCTTCGGCACCAGCCGCGCGCTGGCGGTGGGGCCCGTGGCCGTGGTCTCGCTGATGACGGCAGCGGCCATCGGCCAGATCGTGCAGACAGGCACGGCGGGCTATGCGGCGGCGGCCCTCACCCTCGCCCTCCTGTCGGGACTGATGCTGCTGGCGCTCGGCCTGTTCCGGTTGGGCTTTATCGCCAATTTTCTCAGCCATCCGGTCATTGCGGGCTTCATCACCGCCTCCGGTCTCCTGATTGCCACAAGCCAGCTGAAACATATTCTGGGTATCAAGGCGGGCGGAGCGACCCTGCCGGAAATGGTGGTTTCGATCATCGGGCATCTGGGGCAGATCAATCCGGTCACTCTGGCGATCGGCGTGCTGACCACGGCCTTCCTGTTCTGGGTCCGCAAGGGGCTGAAGCCCATGCTCCGGCGCCTAGGCCTCGGGCCCCGCATGGCCGATATCCTGACCAAAGCCGGTCCGGTCGCGGCCGTGGTGGTGACAACGGGGCTCACATGGGGGCTCGGGCTGAATGCGCATGGGGTGGCCATCGTCGGCTCTGTCCCGCAAAGCCTGCCGCCGCTGACCCTGCCCGACCTCGCGCCCGAGCTGATCGGGCAGCTCCTCCTGCCCGCGCTGCTGATCTCGATCATCGGCTTTGTGGAATCGGTCTCGGTCGCGCAGACGTTGGCTGCCAAAAAACGCCAGCGCATCAGCCCCGATCAGGAGCTTATCGGCCTTGGCGCGGCCAATATCGGCGCCGCCTTTACGGGCGGCTATCCGGTCACGGGCGGCTTCGCGCGTTCGGTGGTGAATTTCGATGCCGGTGCCGAAACTCCCGCCGCAGGGGCCTTTACCGCCATCGGCCTCGGGATCGCGGCCATCGCCTTGACGCCACTTGTCTATTTTCTGCCCGATGCCACCCTTGCCGCTACGATCATCGTTGCCGTGCTCGGCCTCGTGGACATTTCTATCCTCAAAAAGACATGGGCCTATTCCCGCAAGGATTTCGCCGCTGTGCTGGTCACCATCGTGCTCACACTGGCCGCGGGCGTCGAGATCGGCGTCGCGACAGGCGTCATCCTGTCGATTGTCATGCATCTTCTCCATACATCCAGACCGCATATCGCCGAGGTGGGGCTGGTCCCCGGCACCGAGCATTTCCGCAATATCCATCGTCACGAGGTCATCACCCATCCCGATCTGCTGACATTGCGCATCGACGAAAGCCTCTATTTCGTGAATGCCCGTTTCCTCGAGGATTATATCCAGGACCGGCTGACGCGCGCGCCCCGGATCCGCAATGTCGTTCTGATGTTCTCGGCGGTCAACAGCGTTGATTTCTTGGCGCTCGAAAGCCTCGAAGCGATCAACCACCTGCTGAAAGACCGCAATATCGGCCTGCATCTGAGCGAGGTGAAAGGCCCCGTGATGGACCGGTTGAAAACGGCGCATTTCCTGTCGGAGCTGAACGGGCAGGTTTTCCTCTCGCAATATCACGCTTGGCAGATGCTGACGCGGCAGAACATGGAGCGGATTTGCCCGACAGGGAGCTGAAAGCGGAAATCGTTCCTGGGCAACCCACTCAAAAACATGATGATATTTCATCCGGCTTTAACGGCATGTTTATCGAAAATATCTCTTGCAGCTTCGCAAACCTGCCGCTAGAAGCAGCGCATGGCGGGCGGTTAGCTCAGTTGGTAGAGCGCTTCGTTTACACCGAAGATGTCGGGGGTTCGAGTCCCTCACCGCCCACCATATAAATCAATCCCTTACATCGTGAATTGCCTGCCCTTACGAAGAGCGCTCAGGTTCCGTGAACCCGGTTTTCGGCCGATCCTCTCTTGCCGAACCAGCGGTGACCAAAGACACCGTCTCGGGGATGTGGTCTGCCATGTCACTTGCATGGTCCGTTTTGACCGTTCATCACGCGTCAGCCGTCAGCCGTCAGCCGTCGGTCTACCGGCACGCGGCTCTCGGGTGCTGGTGGGCCATATTCCGGCGAGCTGTGTGGGCGCATTGTGTTGCCGTATTGGCATGTAAGGGATCGCCAGCCTCCATGGTGGCGGAGCGCAGAACGCGATCCCGCGCCAGCCATCGCTCGACCAATGCGGCCAAAGCTATGATAAAATCTAGAAGGATGGCTGAAATTGTGGCGCTCGGTCCATGGCGGTGCAAGCACGGAGTCTAGTCAATCTCCTTGCTATGACCGGCATCAGGTTCTCATTTAAGAAGCTGGACGGTCTCATGCGCGAGCGGGTCACGCGTGATGGCAGCGAATGTAAGCCCTAGATTGATACTGCGCAGCAGAACTGCAGAGCCGCATCGCGTCTGTTGCAAAATTATGAACACCATTGATCCGAAAAAAACTTTTCGGATCTGGCTGCAGATCCAGACTCTCCGCAGAGATTTGCAAATGCACTCGAGATAAAAGGCTGGCGCAGTCAGAGCGCGAGCCTTTCATTTATGTCCCACGGCTCCGGATATGTCACCGCCAACCGGAGGCTCTAGCGGGACGGGGGTCACTCGCTCAGGAATTTGCCGCGGAAGAAGATCAGCGGTGCGCCCTCGCCTGCGGCCCGCACACCCTGCACATTGCCGATGATAATGGAGATATCGCCATGCTCGACGACCTTTTCGAC contains the following coding sequences:
- the deoC gene encoding deoxyribose-phosphate aldolase, encoding MMTPAELAAYIDHTALKPDVTTAQIDALCAEAASHGFKSVCVNSIHVPRAAKALAGSGVLVCTVVGFPLGASPSVVKVAETEWAIAQGATEIDMMISVGDLIDGHLDAVRADIAAVKAACGDLCLKVILETCLLTGSQIATGCHLAKEAGADFVKTSTGFSSGGATIEAISIMRKTVGPEMGVKASGGVSTTEDALAMIAAGASRIGASKSLAIIGA
- a CDS encoding TIGR01244 family sulfur transferase, encoding MEKHELATGLSVGPQITISDVQTLAAAGFRSIICNRPDAEGADQPGHEEIARAAQEQEMEFRYLPVTPGMVTQEDASAFAAALTALPGPVFAYCRTGTRSTTLWSLSQAKDRSLTDILARAKAAGYDMNGVARRIANGGKTPTDTGDAKYQVVIVGAGAGGLSVAASLKARRSDLEVAIIDPADIHYYQPGWTMVGGGIFEPSKTAKTMGSLIPKGVTWIKAAVAAFEPEKNAVILDGCRVVKYDRLVVCPGLKLDWAGIEGLEETLGRNGVTSNYRYDLAPYTWQLVSSTTEGRALFTQPPMPIKCAGAPQKAMYLSGDAWFKRGVLKNIDIQFMNAGGVLFGVKDYVPALMEYVEKYDATLNFFHKLVSIDGSAKTATFEVIRPDSEKQILTTDFDMIHVVPPQTAPDFIRVSPLADAAGWVDVDQATLRHKTYDNIWSLGDVMNAPNAKTAAAARKQAPTVAENIMADIAGQSARAQYDGYGSCPLTVERGRIVLAEFGYGGVLKPSFPKWLLDGTQPTRAAWLLKERLLPPIYWKAMLRGHEWMAKPEAASAKAD
- a CDS encoding mechanosensitive ion channel domain-containing protein: MIRATLRAPSLLSLLLFWCLAVIPPGAQAEEAAASEEWYQVDALNRGLGTTPDKIDRTTPRSALESFIIQANNGDWLAAAHMLDLSDIDEMEQRTRGPELARDFKTLLDRKIIIDWYALYDRPDGMNERGGAETPMAGKSRRSILLWYVDLGDRPVPIRINRIKPKNSEPVWVVSRQTVDNLPALGDAFAPSALEKALPTVLRQEAIWGLQWWEAIGLPLAIAITALMGWVTKKILSRGMHRDRRAAPGSFLVAIRGPMTLLVMTATMGLISNKLFIFSGRIDTILSPLTVFGIVAAVLWLIVNIADVIIERLVSFDGGELSAIGEGQELRRAMATRVSALRRGGIVLIAMVGVGIVLNEASVMQSLGISLLASAGTIGLLLAFAARNILSNILASLQISMNQSARIGDKILFRDYICSVERINFTYVQLRIWTGKRLVVPVVDFVAEPFENWTMQEHFTLFEVILRLDHRTDVTPLREYYHRLLDEYGLRDDPDSRGVYVSNHDIWGQEVLFLVPSDDPNTGLVTANEVREALLAKAREIDCDARPVFPRHAPMDADAVPAQS
- the htpX gene encoding zinc metalloprotease HtpX, giving the protein MGYVKTAMLMAAVTALFLGLGYLLGGSTGMVIAFVIAAAMNIFSYWNSDKMVLRMHNAQPIGPRDPSGLNEMVAELARNADLPMPALYIIDTPQPNAFATGRNPENAAVAVSSGLMQVLSREELAGVVAHELAHIKNRDILIMTITATFAGAISMLANFALFFGGNREENRLGIVGTLAMMFLAPLAASLVQMAISRTREYAADKQGAQICGHPLWLASALERIQQGAAQVDNIAAERNPATAHMFIINPLHGGGRDKLFSTHPATENRVAALRELAAQMGDNGTMRPAASRRPVHAQPFQTPSQDDDVSGSSLPKVGRHRDRNSPWN
- the sulP gene encoding sulfate permease, which gives rise to MPSLSRYLPILDWGRRYDRDAFSNDLIAALIVTIMLIPQSLAYAMLAGLPPEAGIYASIAPILLYAIFGTSRALAVGPVAVVSLMTAAAIGQIVQTGTAGYAAAALTLALLSGLMLLALGLFRLGFIANFLSHPVIAGFITASGLLIATSQLKHILGIKAGGATLPEMVVSIIGHLGQINPVTLAIGVLTTAFLFWVRKGLKPMLRRLGLGPRMADILTKAGPVAAVVVTTGLTWGLGLNAHGVAIVGSVPQSLPPLTLPDLAPELIGQLLLPALLISIIGFVESVSVAQTLAAKKRQRISPDQELIGLGAANIGAAFTGGYPVTGGFARSVVNFDAGAETPAAGAFTAIGLGIAAIALTPLVYFLPDATLAATIIVAVLGLVDISILKKTWAYSRKDFAAVLVTIVLTLAAGVEIGVATGVILSIVMHLLHTSRPHIAEVGLVPGTEHFRNIHRHEVITHPDLLTLRIDESLYFVNARFLEDYIQDRLTRAPRIRNVVLMFSAVNSVDFLALESLEAINHLLKDRNIGLHLSEVKGPVMDRLKTAHFLSELNGQVFLSQYHAWQMLTRQNMERICPTGS
- a CDS encoding MBL fold metallo-hydrolase, producing MIYTTDMSVQPVVKGFFDPATNTISYIVKDPGSMACAIIDSVMDIDYAAGRISYDHADELIAYIEAEGLLLEWLIETHVHADHLSAAPYIQKKLGGKLGIGRQITVVQDTFGKVFNEGTEFQRDGSQFDRLFDDGDVYHVGGMRCFAMHTPGHTPACMVHVMGNAAFVGDTLFMPDGGSARADFPGGDAGILYDSIQKVLSLPAEMRLFMCHDYGPNGREIRWETTVAEERAHNIHVGEGRTKEEFVKFRTERDAQLAMPKLIIPSLQVNMRGGDLPPADTDGKRYLKVPLNGL
- a CDS encoding Crp/Fnr family transcriptional regulator — translated: MTPETTGWIDKFEGLKQLPDDIRTALVAGSKVLTVPEGTEIFAPGQSADNLLLLIEGTVRVQQKSDTGREVILYRVNAGESCVLTTACMLAFEDYAADGVAETEVTAVAIPRATFDDLAGRSPLFREFVFKAYSRRITDLFTLINDIVFQRMDVRLAQRLLELADERDTIRATHQALANELGTAREVISRTLSEFHRRGWIEQARGEVRLTGKTGLERLVKAAGLL